A single window of Modestobacter italicus DNA harbors:
- a CDS encoding dihydrofolate reductase family protein, with product MRKVIADEWMSLDGVVQSPSYPEEDTSGGFRHGGWHARYLDEESLAWVVENVRSAGGYLLGRGTYEVFAAHWPGAPADQQVLAEPLNTRPKHVASRTLAEPLGWENARLLGNDTGAAVRALTAEDGGDLHLIGSPGLFWSLLVLGLVDELRVMIDPLVLGSGKRLFGDAATPRPLRLVESRTTGTGAVLATYVPGGG from the coding sequence ATGCGCAAGGTGATCGCGGACGAGTGGATGTCCCTGGACGGCGTGGTGCAGTCCCCCAGCTACCCGGAGGAGGACACCTCCGGCGGTTTCCGCCACGGTGGCTGGCACGCCCGCTACCTCGACGAGGAGTCCCTGGCCTGGGTGGTGGAGAACGTGCGCAGCGCCGGCGGCTACCTGCTCGGGCGGGGGACCTACGAGGTGTTCGCCGCCCACTGGCCGGGCGCGCCGGCGGACCAGCAGGTGCTCGCCGAACCGCTGAACACGCGACCGAAGCACGTCGCGTCGCGCACGCTCGCCGAGCCGCTCGGCTGGGAGAACGCCCGGCTGCTGGGGAACGACACCGGTGCGGCCGTGCGCGCGTTGACCGCCGAGGACGGCGGGGACCTCCACCTGATCGGCAGCCCCGGTCTCTTCTGGTCGCTCCTGGTCCTGGGCCTGGTGGACGAGCTCCGGGTGATGATCGACCCGCTCGTGCTGGGCAGCGGCAAGCGGCTGTTCGGGGACGCGGCCACGCCTCGGCCGCTCCGGCTCGTCGAGAGCCGGACGACCGGCACCGGCGCCGTCCTGGCCACCTACGTGCCCGGTGGTGGCTGA
- a CDS encoding adenylate/guanylate cyclase domain-containing protein, which yields MAPRTRYARTGDLAIAYQVVGDGPDDLVIAPGFISHLDWSWQEPSLRRFLERLAGFSRLILFDKRGTGLSDPVPGPASLEERVEDLAAVMDAAGSDRAAVFGVSEGGAMAMLFAAQHPERTRALVLYGAYPRVTRSADFPCGVEEPVMTAMLSGLVDRWGEGAGLGAWGPTRRGDTALRAWWGTLQRLGASPGMARRMFELYPHIDLRDVLPAIRVPTLVMHRRGDRMIPFGIGQYLAEHIPGARLVELQGEDHLFFLGDTETLLAETEEFLTGARPATSLGTTVLATVLFVDLVGSTELAARVGDAAWASIRDQFLALARDELARYGGHEVDVAGDGLFATFEGPARAIRCAVAVRGAAATAGLAIRAGVHAGEVERADGGGVSGLAVHIGARVMAEAVPGEVLVSGTVKDLVVGSGLGFRDRGVRSLRGVPGSWPLFAVAG from the coding sequence ATGGCGCCGAGAACGCGGTACGCCCGGACCGGGGACCTGGCCATCGCCTACCAGGTGGTCGGGGACGGCCCCGACGACCTGGTGATCGCACCCGGCTTCATCTCGCACCTGGACTGGAGCTGGCAGGAGCCCTCGCTGCGCCGGTTCCTGGAGCGCCTCGCCGGCTTCAGCCGGCTCATCCTCTTCGACAAGCGGGGCACAGGGCTGTCCGACCCGGTGCCCGGTCCGGCGAGCCTGGAGGAGCGGGTCGAGGACCTCGCCGCGGTCATGGACGCGGCCGGCTCGGATCGCGCGGCCGTCTTCGGGGTCTCCGAGGGCGGGGCGATGGCGATGCTCTTCGCCGCCCAGCACCCGGAGCGCACCCGGGCGCTCGTGCTCTACGGCGCGTACCCGCGGGTCACCCGTTCGGCGGACTTCCCCTGCGGGGTGGAGGAGCCGGTCATGACGGCGATGCTGTCCGGGCTGGTCGACCGCTGGGGCGAGGGAGCCGGACTCGGCGCGTGGGGCCCGACCCGCCGCGGCGACACCGCGCTGCGCGCCTGGTGGGGGACGCTCCAGCGGCTGGGCGCCAGCCCCGGCATGGCCCGCCGCATGTTCGAGCTCTACCCGCACATCGACCTGCGCGACGTGCTCCCGGCGATCCGCGTGCCGACGCTGGTCATGCACCGCCGCGGCGACCGGATGATCCCCTTCGGCATCGGGCAGTACCTGGCCGAGCACATCCCCGGCGCGCGGCTGGTCGAGCTCCAGGGCGAGGACCACCTGTTCTTCCTCGGGGACACCGAGACCCTGCTGGCCGAGACCGAGGAGTTCCTCACCGGCGCCCGGCCGGCGACGAGCCTCGGCACGACCGTGCTGGCGACCGTGCTGTTCGTCGACCTGGTCGGTTCCACGGAGCTGGCCGCGCGCGTCGGGGACGCCGCGTGGGCGTCCATCCGCGACCAGTTCCTCGCCCTGGCGCGCGACGAGCTGGCGCGCTACGGCGGCCACGAGGTCGACGTCGCCGGCGACGGGCTGTTCGCGACGTTCGAGGGACCCGCCCGGGCCATCCGGTGCGCCGTCGCCGTCCGCGGGGCCGCCGCGACGGCCGGGCTGGCGATCCGCGCCGGGGTGCACGCCGGAGAGGTGGAGCGGGCCGACGGTGGCGGGGTCAGCGGTCTGGCCGTGCACATCGGTGCCCGGGTGATGGCCGAGGCGGTGCCGGGGGAGGTGCTGGTCTCCGGCACGGTGAAGGACCTCGTCGTCGGCTCGGGGCTGGGGTTCCGCGACCGCGGGGTCCGCAGCCTGCGCGGCGTGCCCGGCAGCTGGCCGCTGTTCGCCGTCGCCGGTTGA
- a CDS encoding GAP family protein yields MGAVIGDLLPLAVGVAISPIPIIAVILMLLAPRAGGTSAGFLVGWLVGIAGATTLFLLLAGFLDLDSSAAPSATASWIKLGLGALLLLLAAGQWRSRPQPGEQPTLPKWMTAIDRFTAGRAAGLGVLLAAVNPKNLLMCVAAGTTIAGGSLPAGQTVGSVVVFTVLAASTVAVPVVGYAIGRKRMAGPLESLHTWLTAHNGAVMATLLLVIGVVLIGKGLGGLL; encoded by the coding sequence ATGGGAGCCGTCATCGGCGACCTGCTGCCCCTGGCGGTCGGGGTGGCGATCTCCCCGATCCCGATCATCGCGGTCATCCTGATGCTGCTCGCCCCGAGGGCAGGGGGCACGAGCGCCGGGTTCCTGGTCGGCTGGCTGGTGGGGATCGCAGGTGCGACGACCCTGTTCCTGCTGCTGGCCGGGTTCCTGGACCTGGACAGCAGCGCGGCGCCGTCCGCCACCGCATCGTGGATCAAGCTCGGCCTGGGTGCGCTGCTCCTCCTGCTGGCCGCCGGCCAGTGGCGCTCCCGGCCGCAGCCCGGTGAGCAACCGACGCTGCCCAAGTGGATGACCGCGATCGACCGGTTCACCGCCGGCCGGGCCGCCGGCCTGGGGGTGCTGCTCGCGGCGGTGAACCCGAAGAACCTGCTGATGTGCGTGGCCGCGGGGACGACGATCGCCGGCGGCAGCCTCCCCGCCGGGCAGACCGTCGGCTCGGTCGTCGTCTTCACCGTGCTGGCGGCCAGCACGGTCGCGGTCCCGGTGGTCGGCTACGCCATCGGCCGCAAGCGCATGGCCGGACCGCTGGAGTCGCTGCACACCTGGCTGACCGCGCACAACGGGGCGGTCATGGCCACCCTGCTGCTGGTCATCGGCGTCGTCCTGATCGGCAAGGGGCTGGGCGGGCTGCTGTGA
- a CDS encoding SulP family inorganic anion transporter gives MSRRPGSPLLLGSLRGYRIGWLRADLVAGVTVWAVLVPESLAYATIAGVPPVVGLYAAVPALLLYALLGSSRHLVVASMSATAALSAGIVGDLAEGGSDRYVALTTALAVVVGLVGIAAGLARMGFLASFISEPVLKGFIVGLALTIIVGQLPALFGVPKGDGDAFRQLGSLIGRLDDTVVPTLVVGAASLLLVLLLRRWLPLVPGALVAVLLGIVAVALLDLEDDGVAIVGPIAAGLPRLGLPHADAGDHLTLVGASVGVLLIGYAEGLGAAKTYAARAGYDVDPNRELLGLGAANLGSGLASGMVVNGSLSKTAVNGGAGARSQLSGLTVAALTVVTLLFLTGLFEQLPEATLAAVVIAAVVELVDVPALRRLYRVWTPQLGGIYGWAARADFLAALAALLGVLVFDTLPGLFIGIAVSLVLLLHRASRPHIARLARGTDPGAWLDTDRHPDLTPDPSVLVVRVESGLFFANADHVRATVRGLCTPSTRAVVLDAQTASFIDVTATDVLTQLAQDLARRHVTLAIAHPIGQTRDVLRRAAASTGVTLDSHPDVDAAVAALRGQPDDAAGDHAPPAGSPRVGEAARRAEQ, from the coding sequence GTGAGCAGGCGTCCGGGCAGCCCATTGCTGCTCGGATCGCTGCGCGGCTACCGGATCGGCTGGTTGCGGGCCGACCTGGTGGCCGGGGTGACGGTCTGGGCGGTCCTGGTGCCCGAGTCGCTGGCCTACGCGACCATCGCCGGGGTCCCGCCGGTGGTCGGGCTGTACGCCGCGGTACCGGCGCTGCTGCTGTACGCCCTGCTCGGGTCCTCCCGGCACCTGGTCGTGGCGTCGATGTCGGCCACGGCGGCGCTGTCGGCGGGGATCGTCGGTGACCTGGCCGAGGGAGGCAGCGACCGCTACGTCGCGCTGACCACCGCGCTGGCGGTCGTCGTCGGTCTCGTCGGCATCGCTGCGGGGCTGGCCCGGATGGGCTTCCTCGCGTCGTTCATCTCCGAGCCCGTCCTGAAGGGCTTCATCGTCGGGCTCGCGCTGACGATCATCGTGGGGCAGCTGCCTGCGCTCTTCGGCGTCCCGAAGGGCGACGGCGACGCCTTCCGGCAGCTCGGCTCGCTGATCGGCCGGCTCGACGACACCGTCGTCCCGACGCTGGTCGTGGGTGCGGCCAGCCTGCTGCTGGTCCTGCTGCTGCGCCGGTGGCTCCCGCTGGTCCCGGGGGCGCTGGTGGCGGTGCTGCTGGGCATCGTCGCGGTGGCCCTGCTCGACCTGGAGGACGACGGCGTGGCGATCGTCGGCCCGATCGCCGCGGGTCTCCCCCGGCTCGGCCTCCCGCACGCCGATGCGGGCGACCACCTCACCCTGGTCGGCGCCTCGGTGGGCGTGCTGCTCATCGGCTACGCCGAGGGCCTGGGCGCGGCCAAGACGTACGCGGCGCGGGCCGGCTACGACGTCGACCCGAACCGCGAGCTCCTCGGCCTCGGTGCGGCCAACCTCGGCTCCGGGCTGGCCTCGGGGATGGTGGTCAACGGCAGCCTGTCCAAGACCGCGGTCAACGGCGGGGCCGGTGCGAGGAGCCAGCTCTCGGGCCTGACGGTCGCCGCGCTGACCGTGGTCACGCTGCTCTTCCTGACCGGGTTGTTCGAGCAGCTGCCCGAGGCCACGCTCGCCGCCGTCGTGATCGCCGCGGTCGTCGAGCTGGTCGACGTGCCGGCGCTGCGTCGGCTCTACCGGGTCTGGACGCCGCAGCTGGGCGGCATCTACGGCTGGGCGGCACGCGCGGACTTCCTCGCCGCGCTCGCCGCGCTGCTCGGCGTCCTCGTCTTCGACACCCTGCCCGGGCTGTTCATCGGCATCGCGGTCTCCCTCGTCCTGCTGCTCCACCGGGCGTCCCGGCCGCACATCGCCCGGCTGGCACGCGGCACCGACCCCGGCGCCTGGCTCGACACCGACCGCCATCCCGACCTCACCCCCGACCCCTCCGTCCTGGTCGTCCGGGTCGAGTCCGGGCTGTTCTTCGCCAACGCCGACCACGTCCGCGCCACCGTCCGGGGGCTGTGCACGCCGTCGACGCGTGCCGTCGTGCTGGACGCCCAGACCGCCTCGTTCATCGACGTGACCGCCACGGACGTGCTCACCCAGCTCGCCCAGGACCTCGCCCGCCGGCACGTCACCCTGGCGATCGCGCACCCGATCGGCCAGACCCGCGACGTCCTCCGCCGGGCGGCGGCGAGCACCGGCGTCACGCTCGACAGCCACCCCGACGTCGACGCGGCGGTCGCGGCGCTCCGGGGTCAGCCGGACGACGCGGCGGGTGACCACGCTCCGCCGGCGGGCTCACCCAGGGTGGGTGAGGCCGCTCGGCGGGCGGAGCAGTGA